From Saccharothrix espanaensis DSM 44229, the proteins below share one genomic window:
- a CDS encoding aminodeoxychorismate lyase, translated as MRVLALLDGTLADPDAPQIRVDDLGLMRGDGVFETVLVVDGKPRELGPHLDRLARSAALLDLPEPDRAAFERTVSLVVDNWTGGREIALKLIYTRGVEGGDGTATGFTLGMDISAKVRAQRADGLAAITLDRGIEPGLAERAPWLLLGAKSLSYAVNMAALREAERRGAAEVVFTTSSGSVLEGPTSTLVLARDRDLVTPPSTLGILPGTTQAALFRSATREGWTVKVAPIAVDELHAADGVFLVSSVRKITRVHTLDGKPLPDSADLHARLVELYEAEY; from the coding sequence ATGCGCGTGCTCGCTCTACTGGATGGAACCCTCGCCGACCCCGACGCCCCGCAGATCCGCGTGGACGACCTCGGCCTGATGCGCGGCGACGGCGTCTTCGAGACCGTCCTCGTCGTGGACGGCAAACCCCGTGAACTGGGGCCGCACCTGGACCGGCTGGCCCGCTCGGCGGCCCTGCTGGACCTGCCCGAACCCGACCGCGCCGCGTTCGAGCGGACGGTCAGCCTGGTGGTGGACAACTGGACCGGCGGCCGGGAGATCGCCCTCAAGCTGATCTACACCCGCGGCGTCGAGGGCGGTGACGGCACCGCGACCGGCTTCACGCTGGGCATGGACATCTCGGCGAAGGTGCGGGCCCAGCGGGCCGACGGCCTCGCCGCGATCACCCTGGACCGGGGCATCGAGCCGGGGCTGGCCGAGCGCGCGCCGTGGCTGCTGCTGGGCGCGAAGTCGCTGTCCTACGCGGTCAACATGGCGGCCCTGCGCGAGGCCGAGCGGCGCGGCGCGGCGGAGGTCGTGTTCACCACGTCGTCCGGCTCGGTGCTGGAGGGCCCGACCTCGACGCTGGTCCTGGCCCGCGACCGGGACCTGGTCACACCGCCCTCGACCTTGGGCATCCTGCCGGGCACGACGCAGGCCGCGCTGTTCCGGTCCGCCACGCGTGAGGGTTGGACGGTCAAGGTCGCGCCGATCGCGGTGGACGAGCTGCACGCGGCGGACGGCGTCTTCCTGGTGTCCAGCGTCCGCAAGATCACCCGCGTGCACACGCTGGACGGCAAGCCGCTGCCCGACTCCGCGGACCTGCACGCCCGGCTCGTGGAGCTCTACGAGGCCGAGTACTGA
- a CDS encoding Fur family transcriptional regulator, which yields MDTASGPKALRKTLHDRGMRMTPQRQLVLDAVRDLGHATPEQICHRVQVTAPTVNITTIYRTLDLLERLGLIRHTHLGHGAPNYSADEHEHVHLVCHRCGGVDEVPCDLLSPLGGTLRGEFGFELDASHLALSGTCRDCLKENS from the coding sequence GTGGACACCGCGAGCGGCCCGAAGGCCCTGCGCAAGACGTTGCACGACCGCGGGATGCGGATGACGCCCCAGCGCCAACTGGTGCTGGACGCGGTGCGCGACCTCGGGCACGCGACACCCGAGCAGATCTGCCACCGCGTGCAGGTCACGGCCCCGACGGTGAACATCACCACGATCTACCGGACCCTCGACCTGCTGGAGCGGCTCGGGCTGATCCGGCACACCCACCTGGGCCACGGCGCGCCGAACTACTCGGCGGACGAGCACGAGCACGTCCACCTGGTGTGCCACCGGTGCGGCGGGGTCGACGAGGTGCCGTGTGATCTGCTGTCACCGCTGGGCGGAACACTCCGGGGTGAATTCGGGTTCGAACTGGATGCCAGCCACCTCGCGCTGTCCGGCACCTGCCGCGACTGCCTGAAGGAGAACTCGTGA
- the ygfZ gene encoding CAF17-like 4Fe-4S cluster assembly/insertion protein YgfZ, whose protein sequence is MTSPLLTVPGAVAPFEGSADQGVPWHFGDPFAEQRSAARSVAVFDRSNRAVLAVSGDDRLTWLHSLTSQHFEALGEDRGSEMLVLDVQGRVEHHAVVANVGGVVYLDTEASTAGALLSYLTKMVFWSKVEPRDATAELAVLTVVGPELPELFTRSGVVLPERLGVVELPGGGFVRRMPWPGQDAADLVVPRGLLTDWWAKLTDAGARPAGSWAFEALRVESLRPRLGVDTDEKTIPHEVNWIGSAVHLDKGCYRGQETVSKVHNVGRPPRRMLLLHLDGTREVQPETGDPVVVGEKVVGRVGSVALHHELGTIALALVKRSVPVEAELLVGVDDRVVQASVDPDSVPPDTPGLGREAARNLGR, encoded by the coding sequence GTGACCTCACCGCTGCTGACCGTGCCGGGCGCCGTCGCGCCGTTCGAGGGGTCCGCCGACCAGGGCGTGCCCTGGCACTTCGGCGACCCGTTCGCGGAGCAGCGCTCGGCGGCCCGGTCGGTCGCGGTGTTCGACCGGTCGAACCGGGCGGTGCTGGCGGTCTCCGGCGACGACCGGCTGACCTGGCTGCACTCGCTGACCAGCCAGCACTTCGAGGCGCTCGGCGAGGACCGGGGCAGCGAGATGCTGGTGCTGGACGTGCAGGGGCGGGTCGAGCACCACGCGGTGGTGGCCAACGTGGGCGGCGTGGTCTACCTCGACACCGAGGCGTCGACGGCGGGCGCGCTGCTGTCGTACCTGACGAAGATGGTGTTCTGGTCGAAGGTCGAGCCCCGCGACGCCACCGCCGAACTGGCCGTGCTGACCGTCGTCGGGCCGGAGCTCCCGGAGCTGTTCACCAGATCGGGTGTGGTGCTGCCCGAGCGGCTCGGTGTCGTGGAACTGCCCGGCGGCGGGTTCGTGCGGCGGATGCCGTGGCCCGGTCAGGACGCCGCCGACCTGGTCGTGCCGCGCGGGTTGCTGACCGACTGGTGGGCGAAGCTGACCGACGCGGGCGCGCGCCCGGCGGGCAGCTGGGCGTTCGAGGCGTTGCGGGTGGAGTCGCTGCGGCCCCGGCTGGGCGTGGACACCGACGAGAAGACCATCCCGCACGAGGTCAACTGGATCGGCTCGGCGGTCCACCTGGACAAGGGCTGCTACCGCGGCCAGGAGACGGTGTCGAAGGTGCACAACGTCGGCCGGCCGCCGCGGCGGATGCTGCTGCTGCACCTGGACGGGACCCGGGAGGTCCAGCCGGAGACCGGCGACCCGGTGGTGGTCGGCGAGAAGGTGGTCGGCCGGGTCGGGTCGGTGGCGCTGCACCACGAGCTGGGCACGATCGCGTTGGCGCTGGTCAAGCGCTCGGTGCCGGTCGAGGCCGAGCTGCTGGTGGGTGTCGACGACCGGGTCGTGCAGGCGTCGGTGGACCCCGATTCGGTGCCGCCGGACACCCCGGGCCTGGGCCGGGAAGCCGCCCGGAACCTGGGGCGGTAG
- a CDS encoding BKACE family enzyme, whose translation MSRPGSHGTLLTVAPTGAEHAKADVPQLPVTLDELVAAAQACEQVGAAMVHVHIRGDDTRPTLDLGRLKDTVGALRERTSLIVQLSTGGAVTDPEADRLRVLDALPDSASCTMGTVNFGEDVFLNRWEFVVSLHKAMQERAIVPEYEIFDLGQLASLRRLLDQHGLPAGGKVHVDLVMGVPGGMPGDVETLVAALRLLPDGASFSATGIGRTSLPVMLAALSAGGHLRVGMEDTTTYAKGQPVRDNAQLVARAAGLAKIAQRPPLSPVEARDLLGVRSPVQV comes from the coding sequence ATGTCCCGACCCGGTTCCCACGGCACGCTGCTCACCGTCGCCCCGACCGGGGCCGAGCACGCCAAGGCCGACGTCCCGCAGCTGCCGGTCACGCTGGACGAGCTGGTCGCCGCCGCGCAGGCGTGCGAGCAGGTCGGGGCCGCGATGGTGCACGTCCACATCCGCGGCGACGACACCCGCCCGACGCTCGACCTCGGGCGGCTCAAGGACACCGTGGGGGCGCTGCGCGAGCGGACGTCGCTGATCGTGCAGCTCTCCACCGGCGGGGCGGTCACCGACCCGGAGGCCGACCGGCTGCGCGTGCTCGACGCCCTGCCGGACTCGGCGTCCTGCACGATGGGGACGGTGAACTTCGGCGAGGACGTCTTCCTCAACCGGTGGGAGTTCGTGGTCTCGCTGCACAAGGCGATGCAGGAACGCGCGATCGTGCCGGAGTACGAGATCTTCGACCTCGGCCAGCTCGCGTCGCTGCGCCGGCTGCTCGACCAGCACGGCCTGCCGGCGGGCGGGAAGGTGCACGTCGACCTGGTGATGGGCGTGCCGGGCGGGATGCCCGGCGACGTGGAGACGCTGGTCGCCGCGCTGCGGCTGCTGCCGGACGGGGCGTCGTTCTCGGCGACCGGGATCGGCCGGACGTCGCTGCCGGTGATGCTCGCCGCGCTGAGCGCGGGCGGGCACCTGCGGGTCGGGATGGAGGACACCACCACCTACGCCAAAGGGCAGCCGGTGCGGGACAACGCCCAACTGGTGGCGCGCGCCGCGGGGCTCGCGAAGATCGCCCAGCGACCGCCGCTGTCACCCGTCGAGGCGCGTGACCTACTCGGCGTGCGCAGTCCGGTACAGGTTTGA
- a CDS encoding RsiG family protein, translating to MIEVRPGGRRRIDRVLAPDYTEGVERLPLAEVRALRDEAAQEETDLSYLRRLLHARIDIVRAEQARRADGGSAVVDQLATILASNAVGPATGLGRYQTQEPSRAEAHRRHVEALVSDVDLSDVSSLTDDKLDLALRTFVNEEASVSGRRREVQVVVDRLNAEIAGRYQNGSASVDELLAAERGWPTNPNREKE from the coding sequence GTGATCGAGGTGCGTCCTGGCGGGCGCCGCCGAATCGACCGGGTGCTCGCCCCCGACTACACCGAGGGGGTCGAGCGGCTCCCGCTCGCCGAGGTGCGCGCGCTGCGCGACGAAGCGGCCCAGGAGGAGACCGACCTGTCGTACCTGCGGCGGCTGTTGCACGCGCGGATCGACATCGTGCGGGCCGAGCAGGCGCGCCGGGCCGACGGCGGGTCGGCGGTGGTGGACCAGCTGGCCACGATCCTCGCCTCGAACGCGGTGGGGCCGGCGACCGGGCTGGGGCGCTACCAGACGCAGGAGCCCTCACGGGCGGAGGCGCACCGGCGGCACGTCGAGGCGCTGGTGTCGGACGTGGACCTGTCGGACGTGAGCTCGCTGACCGACGACAAGCTGGACCTGGCGCTGCGGACGTTCGTGAACGAGGAGGCCTCGGTCTCCGGGCGGCGGCGCGAGGTGCAGGTCGTGGTGGACCGGTTGAACGCGGAGATCGCGGGCCGGTACCAGAACGGGAGCGCCTCGGTGGACGAGCTGCTGGCCGCGGAACGCGGCTGGCCGACGAACCCGAACCGCGAGAAGGAATAG
- a CDS encoding MFS transporter has translation MGYRWVVLAVGALAQGTNAAVFLGLPAITPQLREHFDLTLPQVGLLLGAVNLGTMLTLVPWGAAADRRGERVVMTIGGAGAAVSLAMAAVDGPVVAGLALVVAGLFGASVNAASGRAVMTWFPADRRGLAMGIRQTATPLGAALTAAVLPAVAVGAGVPAAFVALAAFTGFVAVAIAVLVREPPWASRATDAKGGASLGVILKDPALIRLSAAGALLVVPQFTAAALMVELLHGHRGVAVGTAAALLAVSQVLGGLGRLGTGAWSDRTQDRITPLKTMSVAIAAGFALTAALVDQAPTPVLAVALIATAALALAWNGLALTATAELAPEGRSGTALGMQNTANYLSATITPPVASWLAATTGWPTALLLAALAAATARVLLTRTPTPTRT, from the coding sequence ATGGGGTACCGCTGGGTGGTTCTCGCCGTCGGCGCGCTGGCACAGGGCACGAACGCCGCGGTGTTCCTCGGGCTCCCGGCGATCACCCCGCAGCTGCGCGAGCACTTCGACCTGACGCTGCCCCAGGTCGGGCTGCTGCTCGGCGCGGTGAACCTGGGCACGATGCTCACGCTGGTGCCGTGGGGTGCGGCGGCGGACCGCCGGGGTGAACGCGTCGTGATGACCATCGGCGGCGCGGGTGCCGCGGTGTCCCTGGCGATGGCGGCGGTGGACGGCCCGGTCGTGGCGGGCCTGGCGTTGGTGGTGGCGGGCCTGTTCGGGGCGAGCGTCAACGCGGCGAGCGGCCGCGCCGTGATGACGTGGTTCCCGGCGGACCGCCGCGGCCTGGCCATGGGCATCCGCCAGACGGCGACCCCGCTGGGAGCGGCACTGACGGCCGCAGTGCTCCCGGCGGTGGCGGTGGGCGCGGGCGTGCCCGCGGCGTTCGTGGCACTGGCGGCGTTCACGGGGTTCGTGGCGGTCGCGATCGCCGTCCTGGTCCGCGAACCCCCGTGGGCGTCCCGGGCCACCGACGCCAAGGGCGGCGCTTCCCTCGGGGTGATCCTGAAGGACCCGGCGTTGATCCGTCTCAGCGCCGCCGGCGCGCTCCTGGTGGTGCCCCAGTTCACCGCAGCGGCTCTGATGGTCGAGTTGCTGCACGGCCACCGAGGGGTCGCGGTGGGCACGGCAGCGGCGTTGTTGGCCGTGTCCCAGGTGCTCGGGGGCCTGGGGCGGCTGGGCACGGGGGCGTGGTCGGACCGGACCCAGGACCGGATCACCCCGCTGAAGACCATGAGCGTCGCCATCGCCGCGGGCTTCGCCCTGACCGCGGCCCTGGTCGACCAGGCCCCCACGCCGGTGCTGGCCGTCGCCCTGATCGCAACGGCGGCCCTGGCCCTGGCGTGGAACGGCCTGGCGCTCACCGCCACCGCCGAACTGGCACCCGAGGGCCGGAGCGGCACCGCCCTGGGAATGCAGAACACCGCCAACTACCTGAGCGCGACCATCACCCCACCGGTGGCGAGCTGGCTGGCCGCCACGACCGGCTGGCCCACCGCCCTCCTGCTGGCCGCCCTGGCAGCCGCCACCGCCCGCGTCCTCCTGACCCGAACTCCCACCCCGACCCGCACCTGA
- a CDS encoding DUF3073 domain-containing protein, which yields MGRGRAKAKQTKVARELKYSSHNTDFDALQRELSGDSDSGVRRSDERYDDAASDDEYDDYRR from the coding sequence ATGGGGCGCGGCCGAGCGAAGGCCAAGCAGACGAAGGTGGCGAGGGAGCTGAAGTACAGCTCTCACAACACCGACTTTGACGCCTTGCAACGCGAGCTGTCCGGCGATTCCGACAGCGGCGTACGCCGTAGCGATGAACGCTACGACGACGCCGCTTCGGACGACGAGTACGACGACTACCGTCGCTGA
- a CDS encoding NADH:flavin oxidoreductase/NADH oxidase: protein MSALFTPLTLRSVTLQNRIAVSPMCQYSARDGFPDDWHLVHLGARALGGAGLVFTEATAVQAVGRISPADTGLWDDRHVEAWRPITRFLREHGSVPGVQLAHAGRKGSTHPPFDDRNGGVADEDGGWTPVAPGTEPFAAGYRVPEALDRAGIDQVVADFAAAARRAVAAGFEVVEVHAAHGYLLHQFLSPLSNKRTDEYGGSRENRTRLTREVTSAVRAAVGEDVALFVRISATDWVGGGWAEEDSVELAHDLAALGVDLVDVSTGGNVPHADIPLGPGYQVRFAEAVRRKADVPTEARQAEQIVTDGSADLVLLARELLRDPNWPLRAARELGAQVTPPRQYARAL from the coding sequence GTGAGTGCGCTGTTCACCCCGCTGACCCTCCGCTCCGTCACGCTCCAGAACCGGATCGCGGTCAGCCCGATGTGCCAGTACTCCGCCCGTGACGGCTTCCCCGACGATTGGCACCTGGTCCACCTCGGCGCGCGTGCGCTGGGTGGCGCCGGGCTGGTGTTCACCGAGGCGACCGCCGTCCAGGCGGTGGGCCGCATCTCGCCGGCCGATACCGGATTGTGGGACGACCGGCACGTCGAGGCGTGGCGGCCGATCACCCGGTTCCTCCGCGAGCACGGCTCCGTGCCCGGCGTGCAACTCGCCCACGCGGGCCGCAAGGGCTCCACCCACCCGCCCTTCGACGACCGGAACGGCGGCGTGGCCGACGAGGACGGCGGCTGGACCCCGGTCGCGCCGGGCACCGAGCCGTTCGCCGCCGGCTACCGGGTGCCCGAGGCGCTCGACCGGGCCGGCATCGACCAGGTCGTGGCGGACTTCGCCGCCGCCGCGCGCCGGGCCGTCGCGGCCGGCTTCGAGGTCGTCGAGGTCCACGCCGCCCATGGTTACCTCTTGCACCAGTTCCTGTCGCCGCTGAGCAACAAACGAACCGACGAATACGGAGGTTCCCGGGAAAATCGGACCCGGCTGACCCGCGAGGTGACCTCGGCGGTGCGCGCGGCGGTCGGCGAGGACGTGGCCCTGTTCGTCCGGATCTCGGCCACCGACTGGGTCGGCGGCGGGTGGGCGGAAGAGGACAGCGTCGAACTCGCGCACGACCTCGCCGCCCTGGGCGTCGACCTGGTCGACGTCTCCACCGGCGGCAACGTGCCCCACGCGGACATCCCCCTCGGGCCCGGCTACCAGGTGCGGTTCGCCGAGGCCGTGCGGAGGAAGGCCGACGTGCCCACCGAGGCCCGGCAGGCTGAGCAGATCGTCACCGACGGATCGGCCGACCTGGTCCTGCTCGCGCGGGAGCTCCTGCGCGACCCGAACTGGCCGCTGCGCGCGGCCAGGGAACTCGGGGCACAGGTAACTCCGCCGAGGCAGTACGCCAGGGCGTTGTAG